The sequence TTTTTAAAGGAGAATTAACATGAAATTTTCTTACGATCCAAGATACAATATTGCTTATATTAGAATTAAAGAAAGAAAAGAAAATGTTACAACTATTCATATAAGTGAATCATTAAATATTGATTTAACCCCAGATGGAACCTTATATGGCATTGAATTATTAAATGCTAATGAGCAACTTTTTGAACATAATTCGAATCAATTTATTATTGAGAATGAAG is a genomic window of Candidatus Cloacimonadota bacterium containing:
- a CDS encoding DUF2283 domain-containing protein yields the protein MKFSYDPRYNIAYIRIKERKENVTTIHISESLNIDLTPDGTLYGIELLNANEQLFEHNSNQFIIENEATGKISNVSLV